A genomic region of Metopolophium dirhodum isolate CAU chromosome 1, ASM1992520v1, whole genome shotgun sequence contains the following coding sequences:
- the LOC132936679 gene encoding uncharacterized protein LOC132936679 — protein sequence MSDIWDYAVENTNFYQTVAIKCQLIVQIRPRCILFGFFCGLANVQTKFIISNTISSYVPDQESFKNYLDRLRTQLSVLKMKDDQRQKHLIAFIGSEAYSQLKNACLPCHPSEKTFEELVTYLDAIYSPRRLVVSDRFKFNQCCQSPGESVQEFITTLKKLASHCEFDTFLDDALRDRLIVGLADEACQRKLLGESSLTFQKACEKALDSELVKNQSNHIKNKSQVNWIAKNYKNKPQSKTDQLKKNTSAVPSSSQSTNQSAEGSKRGSQSYSQSQQVRRRDVMLVTVQQSNGSVSIPN from the exons ATGTCTGATATTTGGGATTATGCTgttgaaaatacaaatttttatcaaactgTGGCAATTAAATGTCAATTAATTGTGCAGATAAGACCGCGATGCATAT TGTTTGGTTTCTTTTGTGGTCTTGCAAACGTACAAACGAAGTTCATAATATCGAACACAATTTCGTCTTATGTGCCAGATCAggaatcgtttaaaaattatcttgatCGTTTAAGAACTCAGTTGTCAGTGTTAAAAATGAAAGACGATCAACGTCAAAAGCACCTCATTGCGTTTATAGGTTCAGAAGCCTACAGTCAATTGAAGAACGCATGTTTACCGTGTCATCCCTCTGAAAAGACTTTTGAAGAACTAGTCACATATTTGGACGCGATATATTCACCACGGCGTTTAGTGGTGAGTGaccgttttaaatttaatcagtgCTGTCAAAGTCCAGGGGAATCGGTACAAGAATTTATCACAACGTTAAAAAAGTTAGCAAGTCACTGTGAATTTGACACATTTTTGGACGATGCACTTCGCGACAGACTAATTGTAGGTCTAGCGGATGAAGCTTGTCAAAGAAAATTGCTGGGAGAGTCATCACTAACTTTTCAGAAAGCATGTGAAAAAGCTTTGGACTCAGAATTAGTGAAAAATCAGTCCaaccatataaaaaataaatctcaagtAAATTGGATcgcaaaaaattacaaaaataaaccacAGTCTAAGACAGATCAGTTAAAGAAAAATACCAGTGCAGTACCAAGTAGTAGTCAGTCAACCAATCAAAGCGCCGAGGGGTCAAAACGAGGTAGTCAATCGTACAGTCAGTCACAACAAGTAAGGAGACGAGATGTGATGCTCGTAACCGTCCAGCAAAGCAATGGGAGTGTTTCAATTCCAAACTAA